A genomic region of Papaver somniferum cultivar HN1 chromosome 7, ASM357369v1, whole genome shotgun sequence contains the following coding sequences:
- the LOC113298465 gene encoding putative phospholipid-transporting ATPase 9 has protein sequence MSGVRRKKLQLSKIYAFHCGKASFVEDHSQIGGPGFSRVVFCNEPYSFDASLRNYGSNYIRTTKYTLATFFPKSLFEQFRRVANIYFLIAACLSFTSLSPYTPISAVLPLVVVIGATMIKEAVEDWRRKSQDNEVNNRTVKVHQSDGVFDYTTWKNLRVGDVVKVEKDEYFPADLLLLSSSYEDAICYVETMNLDGETNLKVKQALEVTSNLVEDSSFKDFKAVVKCEDPNANLYTFVGSMDVEEQQYPLVPQQLLLRDSKLRNTDYIYGVVIFTGSDTKVMQNSTDPPSKRSRVEKKMDKVIYFLFAILVLMSFIGSIWFGITTSKDLVNGRTKRWYLRPDNTTDFYDPKDAPFAAVLHFLTALMLYGYLIPISLYVSIEVVKVLQSTFINQDLHMYHEETDRPAHARTSNLNEELGQVNTILSDKTGTLTCNSMEFIKCSIAGTAYGRGITEVERSMARRKGSPLAYEVEDDEEHNMVDPTDKKQSIKGYNFKDERIVNGQWVYERRADVIQQFFRLLAICHTALPEVDEETGRISYEAESPDEAAFVIAARELGFEFCKRTQTSISLHEIDPLSGKKVERSYNLLNFLEFNSTRKRMSVIVRDEEGKLLLLSKGADSVMLERLSKDGREFEEQTTEHMNEYADAGLRTLVLAYRGITKEEYEKFNEEFTEAKNSVSADRDAMVDEVAAKLEKDLILLGATAVEDKLQNGVPECIDKLAQAGIKIWVLTGDKMETAINIGFSCSLLRQGMKQTIITLETPEIKAIEKEGDKSAIRKVSKESIIHQITEGKKQVTASSGSSDAFALIIDGKSLAYALEDDVKNLFLEFAVGCASVICCRSSPKQKALVTRLVKNGTGKTTLAIGDGANDVGMLQEADIGIGISGVEGMQAVMSSDISVAQFRYLERLLLVHGHWCYRRISSMICYFFYKNIAFGFTLFLYEAHASFSGQAAYNDWYMSLYNVFFTSLPVIALGVFDQDVSARFCLKFPLLYQEGVQNVLFSWLRILSWMLNGVCSAIMIFFLCINALELQAFRKGGEVVGFEILGATMYTCVIWVVNCQMALSVSYFTMIQHLFIWGGIALWYLFLVAYGAMSPLLSTTAYKIFIEALAPAPTYWLVTLFVVISTLMPYFAYSAIQMRFFPMYHQMIQWLRLEGQTDDPEYCHMVRQRSIRPITVGYTARREARSNRLREKRHHKTKIAARDSLDITVAE, from the exons ATGAGtggagttagaagaaaaaagctGCAATTGAGTAAGATCTATGCGTTTCACTGTGGGAAAGCTTCATTTGTAGAAGATCATTCACAGATTGGAGGACCTGGATTTTCAAGAGTAGTTTTCTGTAACGAACCGTATAGTTTTGATGCATCATTGCGGAATTATGGAAGTAATTATATTAGAACTACAAAGTATACACTTGCTACGTTTTTCCCTAAATCTTTGTTCGAGCAATTTAGAAGAGTTGcaaatatatattttcttattgctGCTTGTCTATCTTTCACCTCTCTTTCTCCTTACACCCCGATTAGTGCTGTTCTTCCTCTTGTTGTCGTAATCGGCGCCACTATGATTAAAGAAGCTGTTGAAGATTGGAGAAGAAAATCACAG gATAACGAAGTGAATAATCGAACAGTTAAAGTACATCAAAGTGATGGTGTTTTCGATTATACTACATGGAAGAATCTAAGAGTTGGAGATGTAGTGAAGGTGGAAAAGGATGAATATTTTCCAGCAGATCTCCTTTTGCTTTCTTCCAGTTATGAGGATGCTATATGTTATGTGGAAACCATGAATCTTGATGGAGAGACGAATTTGAAAGTCAAACAAGCATTGGAGGTAACTTCAAACTTAGTTGAAGACTCTAGCTTTAAAGATTTCAAGGCTGTGGTTAAATGTGAAGACCCAAATGCAAACCTGTATACTTTTGTTGGAAGTATGGATGTCGAAGAACAACAGTATCCACTTGTACCTCAACAACTTCTCCTTAGGGACTCAAAGCTTCGGAACACGGATTATATCTATGGGGTTGTTATCTTCACTGGCAGTGACACAAAAGTTATGCAAAATTCAACCGACCCACCATCCAAGAGAAGCAGAGTtgagaaaaagatggacaaagttatttatttcttgtttgctaTCTTGGTTTTGATGTCTTTCATCGGTTCAATCTGGTTTGGGATTACAACCAGCAAAGACCTAGTAAATGGCAGGACGAAAAGGTGGTATCTTAGACCGGACAATACAACGGATTTCTATGATCCTAAAGATGCACCCTTCGCTGCAGTTCTTCATTTTCTAACAGCCTTGATGTTATATGGGTACTTAATCCCGATTTCGTTGTATGTCTCAATCGAAGTCGTGAAAGTTCTGCAAAGTACCTTCATTAACCAAGATCTTCACATGTACCATGAAGAAACTGATAGACCTGCACATGCGCGCACGTCAAATTTGAATGAGGAACTTGGCCAAGTTAACACAATTCTTTCTGATAAAACAGGAACTCTAACCTGCAATTCAATGGAATTCATCAAGTGCTCTATAGCTGGAACAGCTTATGGCCGTGGGATCACTGAGGTTGAGAGATCAATGGCTAGACGAAAAGGATCACCATTAGCTTATGAGGTGGAAGATGATGAGGAGCACAATATGGTGGATCCTACGGATAAGAAACAATCTATTAAAGGGTATAATTTTAAGGATGAAAGAATTGTGAATGGGCAATGGGTTTATGAGCGCAGAGCGGATGTCATTCAGCAGTTCTTTCGTTTATTAGCAATATGTCACACTGCCTTACCTGAAGTGGATGAAGAGACGGGAAGGATATCTTATGAAGCTGAATCCCCAGATGAAGCTGCTTTTGTCATTGCAGCCAGAGAACTTGGCTTCGAATTCTGTAAAAGGACACAAACAAGTATTTCATTGCATGAAATTGATCCCTTATCTGGCAAGAAAGTTGAAAG GTCTTATAACCTTTTGAACTTCTTAGAGTTTAACAGCACGAGAAAGAGAATGTCTGTGATAGTAAGAGATGAGGAGGGAAAGTTATTACTACTCTCCAAAGGTGCAGACAG TGTCATGCTTGAAAGGCTTTCAAAGGATGGGAGAGAGTTCGAAGAGCAGACTACAGAGCACATGAATGAGTACGCCGATGCAGGTCTGAGGACTTTGGTACTTGCATATCGTGGCATCACCaaggaagaatatgaaaagtTCAATGAGGAATTCACTGAGGCCAAGAACTCAGTTAGTGCAGATCGTGATGCAATGGTCGATGAAGTTGCAGCAAAGTTAGAGAAAGATTTGATTCTTCTCGGTGCAACTGCAGTTGAGGATAAACTCCAAAATGGG GTTCCTGAATGTATTGACAAACTTGCTCAAGCTGGTATAAAGATATGGGTTTTGACTGGAGATAAGATGGAGACTGCTATCAATATTGG TTTCTCGTGTAGTTTGCTTAGACAAGGAATGAAGCAGACGATTATCACCTTAGAGACTCCAGAAATCAAggcaattgaaaaagagggggatAAGTCTGCGATCAGGAAG GTATCAAAAGAAAGTATAATCCATCAGATAACTGAAGGGAAGAAACAAGTTACTGCATCAAGTGGAAGTTCAGATGCATTTGCGTTAATTATTGATGGGAAGTCGCTTGCTTATGCTCTGGAGGATGACGTGAAAAATCTCTTTCTGGAATTTGCAGTGGGTTGTGCATCAGTTATTTGCTGCCGTTCATCACCAAAACAAAAAGCACTT GTTACAAGACTGGTTAAGAATGGAACTGGTAAGACAACATTAGCTATTGGTGATGGAGCCAACGATGTGGGTATGCTTCAAGAAGCTGATATCGGAATCGGTATTAGTGGTGTGGAAGGCATGCAG GCAGTTATGTCAAGCGATATCTCAGTTGCTCAATTCCGTTATTTGGAGCGTCTTCTGCTTGTCCATGGACATTGGTGTTACAGAAGGATCTCATCAATG ATATGCTACTTCTTTTACAAGAACATTGCATTCGGTTTTACTCTTTTCTTGTACGAGGCTCATGCATCATTCTCCGGTCAAGCTGCATATAACGATTGGTATATGTCACTATATAACGTCTTCTTCACATCACTTCCCGTGATTGCGCTGGGGGTCTTTGATCAAGATGTCTCTGCTCGATTTTGCCTCAAG TTTCCCTTACTATACCAAGAAGGTGTTCAAAACGTGCTCTTCAGCTGGCTTCGAATACTTAGCTGGATGTTAAATGGGGTTTGCAGTGCCATTATGATCTTCTTCTTGTGCATAAATGCACTTGAACTACAAGCATTCCGTAAAGGTGGCGAAGTTGTTGGTTTCGAGATTCTTGGAGCTACTATGTATACATGCGTCATTTGGGTCGTAAACTGTCAGATGGCGCTTTCAGTTAGTTATTTCACCATGATTCAGCATCTGTTCATCTGGGGTGGAATTGCTCTTTGGTATCTGTTTCTAGTAGCTTATGGTGCAATGTCCCCTTTACTATCAACAACTGCCTACAAAATCTTCATAGAAGCCCTTGCCCCAGCTCCTACATATTGGCTTGTAACGCTCTTCGTTGTGATCTCAACTCTTATGCCATACTTTGCCTATTCTGCAATTCAAATGAGATTCTTTCCAATGTATCACCAGATGATCCAGTGGTTAAGATTAGAAGGACAAACAGATGATCCAGAGTACTGTCACATGGTACGACAAAGATCGATAAGACCCATAACAGTAGGTTACACGGCAAGAAGAGAAGCACGGTCAAATCGGTTAAGAGAAAAGCGACATCACAAGACAAAGATAGCTGCAAGGGATTCCTTGGATATCACAGTTGCTGAGTGA